A window of the Eubalaena glacialis isolate mEubGla1 chromosome 9, mEubGla1.1.hap2.+ XY, whole genome shotgun sequence genome harbors these coding sequences:
- the LOC133097216 gene encoding interferon alpha-1-like, protein MAPTLSLLLALVLLSCNSTCSLGCDLPQTRSLANTRALMLLQQMRRISPFSCLKDRNDFGFPQEAFGGNQFQKAQAIAVIHETIQQIFQLFSTEGSAAAWDETLLDKFCTALYQQLTDLQACLMQEAGLEGTPLLKEDSILAVRKYFHRITVYLQEKKYSPCAWEIVRAEVMRSFSSSTNLQERLRRKE, encoded by the coding sequence ATGGCCCCAACCTTGtccctcctcctggccctggTGCTGCTCAGCTGCAACTCCACCTGCTCTCTGGGCTGCGACCTGCCTCAGACCCGCAGCCTGGCTAACACCAGGGCCCTGATGCTCCTGCAACAAATGAGGAGAATCTCCCCCTTCTCCTGCCTGAAGGACAGAAATGACTTTGGATTCCCCCAGGAGGCGTTTGGTGGCAACCAGTTCCAGAAGGCTCAAGCCATCGCTGTCATCCATGAGACGATCCAGCAGATCTTCCAGCTCTTTAGCACGGAGGGCTCGGCTGCCGCTTGGGATGAGACCCTCCTGGACAAGTTCTGCACTGCACTTTATCAGCAGCTCACTGACCTGCAAGCCTGTCTGATGCAGGAGGCGGGGCTGGAAGGGACTCCCCTGCTGAAGGAGGACTCCATCCTGGCTGTGAGGAAATACTTCCACAGAATCACTGTCTATCTGCAAGAGAAGAAATACAGCCCTTGTGCCTGGGAGATTGTCAGAGCAGAAGTCATGAGATCCTTCTCTTCATCAACAAACTTGCAAGAAAGACTCAGGAGGAAGGAATGA
- the KLHL9 gene encoding kelch-like protein 9, producing MKVSLGNGEMGVSAHLQPCKAGTTRFFTSNTHSSVVLQGFDQLRIEGLLCDVTLVPGDGDEIFPVHRAMMASASDYFKAMFTGGMKEQDLMCIKLHGVNKVGLKKIIDFIYTAKLSLNMDNLQDTLEAASFLQILPVLDFCKVFLISGVSLDNCVEVGRIANTYNLIEVDKYVNNFILKNFPALLSTGEFLKLPFERLAFVLSSNSLKHCTELELFKAACRWLRLEDPRMDYAAKLMKNIRFPLMTPQDLINYVQTVDFMRTDNTCVNLLLEASNYQMMPYMQPVMQSDRTAIRSDSTHLVTLGGVLRQQLVVSKELRMYDERAQEWRSLAPMDAPRYQHGIAVIGNFLYVVGGQSNYDTKGKTAVDTVFRFDPRYNKWMQVASLNEKRTFFHLSALKGHLYAVGGRSAAGELATVECYNPRMNEWSYVAKMSEPHYGHAGTVYGGLMYISGGITHDTFQNELMCFDPDTDKWTQKAPMTTVRGLHCMCTVGDKLYVIGGNHFRGTSDYDDVLSCEYYSPTLDQWTPIAAMLRGQSDVGVAVFENKIYVVGGYSWNNRCMVEIVQKYDPEKDEWHKVFDLPESLGGIRACTLTVFPPEENPGSPSRESPLSAPSDHS from the coding sequence ATGAAAGTGTCTCTTGGTAACGGTGAAATGGGCGTCTCCGCCCATTTACAGCCTTGCAAGGCAGGAACCACACGTTTTTTTACCAGCAATACTCACAGTTCGGTGGTTTTGCAAGGCTTTGATCAGCTTAGAATAGAAGGATTGCTTTGTGACGTGACCCTGGTACCAGGTGATGGAGATGAAATCTTCCCTGTTCATAGAGCTATGATGGCATCTGCTAGTGATTATTTCAAGGCTATGTTCACAGGtggaatgaaagaacaagatttaATGTGCATTAAGCTTCATGGGGTGAACAAAGTTGGTCTgaagaaaataattgattttatttatactgCAAAACTTTCTCTTAATATGGACAATCTTCAGGACACACTTGAAGCTGCCAGCTTTTTGCAAATTTTACCTGTTTTAGACTTCTGTAAAGTGTTTCTTATTTCAGGAGTCTCTTTAGATAACTGTGTTGAAGTTGGACGAATTGCTAACACCTACAATCTTATAGAAGTAGATAAATATGTCAATAATTTCATCCTGAAGAATTTTCCTGCATTATTGAGTACTGGGGAGTTTCTGAAACTCCCTTTTGAACGGCTTGCCTTTGTGCTTTCCAGCAATAGTCTTAAGCACTGTACTGAACTTGAGCTTTTCAAGGCTGCCTGTCGCTGGCTAAGGTTGGAAGACCCTCGGATGGATTATGCTGCAAAATTAATGAAGAATATTCGATTTCCACTGATGACACCACAGGATCTCATCAATTATGTGCAGACAGTAGATTTCATGAGAACAGACAATACCTGTGTGAATTTGCTTTTGGAAGCTAGCAATTACCAAATGATGCCGTATATGCAGCCAGTGATGCAGTCAGATAGAACTGCCATTAGATCTGACTCAACCCACTTGGTTACATTAGGAGGAGTTTTGAGGCAGCAGCTGGTTGTCAGTAAAGAATTACGGATGTATGATGAAAGGGCGCAAGAGTGGAGATCTTTAGCCCCCATGGATGCTCCTCGTTACCAGCATGGCATTGCTGTCATTGGAAACTTTCTTTATGTAGTTGGTGGTCAAAGTAATTATgatacaaaaggaaaaactgCCGTTGATACAGTTTTCAGATTTGATCCTCGGTATAATAAATGGATGCAGGTTGCTTCATTAAATGAAAAGCGCACATTTTTCCACTTGAGTGCTCTCAAAGGACATTTGTATGCCGTTGGTGGGCGAAGTGCAGCTGGTGAGCTGGCCACAGTAGAATGTTACAATCCAAGAATGAATGAGTGGAGCTATGTTGCAAAAATGAGTGAACCCCACTATGGCCATGCTGGAACAGTGTATGGAGGCTTAATGTATATTTCAGGAGGAATTACTCATGATACTTTCCAAAACGAGCTCATGTGTTTTGACCCTGATACAGACAAATGGACACAGAAGGCTCCAATGACTACAGTCAGAGGTCTGCATTGCATGTGTACAGTTGGAGACAAGCTCTATGTCATTGGTGGCAATCACTTCAGAGGAACAAGTGATTATGATGATGTTCTAAGCTGTGAATACTATTCACCAACCCTTGACCAGTGGACACCAATTGCTGCCATGTTAAGAGGTCAAAGTGATGTCGGAGTTGctgtctttgaaaataaaatctatgtCGTAGGTGGATATTCTTGGAATAATCGTTGTATGGTAGAAATTGTCCAGAAATATGACCCAGAAAAGGATGAGTGGCATAAAGTTTTTGACCTTCCAGAGTCACTTGGTGGCATTCGAGCTTGTACTCTCACAGTTTTTCCACCTGAAGAAAACCCTGGGTCACCTTCCAGAGAATCGCCTCTTTCAGCACCTTCAGATCATTCTTAG
- the LOC133097215 gene encoding NADH dehydrogenase [ubiquinone] 1 alpha subcomplex subunit 1-like, which produces MWFEILPGIAVMAACLFIPGMATARIHRFTNGGKEKRVARYSHQWNLMERDRRISAVNRYYVSNGLENID; this is translated from the coding sequence ATGTGGTTCGAGATTCTCCCCGGGATCGCAGTCATGGCCGCGTGCTTGTTCATCCCGGGAATGGCCACTGCACGCATCCACAGGTTCACTAATGGGGGCAAGGAAAAAAGGGTTGCCCGTTATTCACATCAGTGGAATTTGATGGAAAGAGATAGGCGCATCTCTGCAGTTAATCGTTACTATGTGTCAAATGGTTTGGAGAACATTGATTAA